The following are encoded together in the Girardinichthys multiradiatus isolate DD_20200921_A chromosome X, DD_fGirMul_XY1, whole genome shotgun sequence genome:
- the LOC124863223 gene encoding neuronal pentraxin-1-like — protein sequence MWATRNGFSWRLLFFSCVFLESLSQDFVGQTQFICTSVPKDVDICAATLQNSVPGEDLKTTVMQLRETVLQQKETIINQKETIRELTSKLAWCESQSGGVEPGDARPGGRRKEGGTKNTMGDVSRGPAETLTQLSQTLQSLKQRLENLEQFSRSNNSVQTNSLKDLLQSKIDDLEKQVLSRVNSIEEGKPGLRNETEQRGRLESTLTSLHQRITDLEKGQRENRPLDKFQLTFPLRTNYMYAKVKKSLPEMYALTVCMWLKSNASPGVGTPFSYAVPGQANELVLIEWGNNPMEILINDKVAKLPFLINDGKWHHICVTWTTRDGVWEAYQDGVKRGNGENLAPYHPIKPQGLLILGQEQDTYGGGFDATQAFVGDLANFHIWDRKLSVGEIYNLATCSSKAQVGNVFAWMETNLDIYGGASKWTFEACRQLN from the exons ATGTGGGCCACGAGGAACGGGTTCTCCTGgagacttttgtttttctcctgcGTGTTTCTGGAGAGTTTATCTCAAGACTTTGTCGGACAGACGCAGTTCATATGCACATCCGTGCCCAAGGACGTGGACATATGCGCGGCCACACTACAGAACAGCGTGCCGGGGGAAGACTTGAAGACAACCGTAATGCAGTTGCGGGAGACCGTGCTGCAGCAGAAGGAGACGATCATCAATCAAAAGGAGACCATACGGGAGCTGACCTCCAAGTTGGCCTGGTGCGAGAGTCAGAGCGGTGGCGTGGAGCCCGGGGACGCGCGGCCCGGGGGTAGGAGGAAGGAAGGGGGGACCAAAAACACCATGGGAGACGTTTCCAGGGGCCCCGCAGAGactttgactcagctctctcagACTTTACAGTCGCTGAAGCAGAGATTAGAGAATCTGGAG CAATTCAGCAGGAGCAACAACTCGGTGCAGACCAACAGCCTGAAGGATCTGCTTCAAAGTAAAATCGACGACCTGGAGAAGCAGGTGTTGTCCCGGGTAAACAGCATTGAGGAAGGGAAGCCCGGTCTCAGAAATGAGACTGAGCAGCGTGGGAGACTGGAGTCCACGCTCACCTCCCTACACCAAAGAATCACGGATCTAGAAAAAG GTCAAAGAGAAAACAGGCCCCTGGATAAATTTCAGCTCACATTCCCTCTGAGGACCAACTACATGTATGCAAAAGTGAAGAAGAGCTTGCCTGAGATGTACGCCCTGACCGTGTGCATGTGGCTGAAGTCCAATGCATCACCTGGAGTGGGGACACCTTTCTCCTATGCAGTCCCGGGTCAGGCCAATGAGCTGGTCCTCATAGAGTGGGGAAACAACCCGATGGAGATACTGATTAATGACAAG GTTGCAAAGCTGCCCTTTCTCATCAATGATGGAAAGTGGCACCATATCTGTGTGACCTGGACTACTCGGGATGGGGTTTGGGAAGCTTACCAGGATGGTGTCAAAAGAGGGAATGGAGAGAATCTGGCCCCATATCATCCAATCAAACCCCAGGGATTGTTAATCCTTGGCCAAGAGCAG GACACGTATGGTGGGGGATTCGACGCCACACAGGCTTTTGTTGGAGACCTGGCAAATTTCCACATCTGGGATCGGAAGCTCTCTGTTGGGGAGATTTACAATCTGGCAACCTGCAGCAGCAAAGCCCAAGTGGGCAACGTGTTTGCATGGATGGAGACGAACCTGGACATTTACGGCGGCGCCTCGAAGTGGACATTTGAAGCTTGCCGTCAGCTCAACTGA